The following proteins are encoded in a genomic region of Dasypus novemcinctus isolate mDasNov1 chromosome 3, mDasNov1.1.hap2, whole genome shotgun sequence:
- the ISM2 gene encoding isthmin-2 isoform X2, with protein sequence MPRVAGRAGLVLGVALLTALLAAGRALPLDKPRDPGPRPGSPERLAEVSASPREEEAPVPPGARPTEPAALTPGQTAAPGTLAGAPLLLGPQKLPGLANTSWSTPNPNSRVTVTVVEDPQAKVKMTLLAKPSQAPSQATPTSPPAKQISFWSNLEGEEEEWEEDYTDEYSEFDDMEANEEEYEKKLEPGFSGATGHRLSPKEETGNHGPAQTLSSPSLSSSSSSSSDIDSCEKWLNCKNDFLAKYMQQMLQELPSCPCVYPPEAASSNEGVREEYRGRSFRWRDASSQREHLYVYYPTARFCLRSLLSAESGTLAAQHCCYDKDARLLTRGKGAGSPDLVSMDFSRGLHFKVDTLPWILCKGDWSRYHTVRPPNNGRACAENPSEEEYLEQLQEAKEY encoded by the exons ATGCCTCGGGTCGCCGGCAGAGCGGGGCTGGTCCTCGGCGTGGCGCTGCTGACGGCGCTGCTGGCCGCGGGGCGAGCGCTCCCCCTGGACAAGCCGCGGGaccccggcccccggcccgggAGCCCCGAGAGGCTGGCCGAG GTCTCAGCCTCTCCCAGAGAAGAGGAGGCACCAGTGCCCCCCGGAGCCCGCCCCACCGAGCCAGCAGCCCTGACCCCGGGCCAGACCGCTGCTCCCGGGACCCTGGCGGGCGCCCCCCTGCTGCTGGGGCCGCAGAAGCTGCCGGGACTGGCCAACACCAGCTGGAGCACCCCAAACCCCAACAGCCGG GTGACCGTCACGGTGGTGGAGGACCCCCAGGCCAAGGTGAAGATGACTCTGTTGGCCAAGCCTAGCCAGGCCCCGTCCCAGGCCACTCCCACCTCGCCACCTGCCAAGCAGATCTCCTTTTGGAGCAACCTGGAGGGCGaggaggaggagtgggaggaggattATACTGACGAGTACAGTGAGTTTGATGACATGGAGGCCAACGAGGAGGAATACGAGAAGAAGCTGGAGCCTGGGTTCAGTGGGGCCACAGGCCACCGGCTGTCCCCCAAGGAGGAGACGGGCAACCACG GCCCTGCGCAAACATTGTCATCGCCGTcgttgtcatcatcatcatcatcatcatcag ATATAGACAGCTGTGAGAAGTGGCTGAACTGCAAGAACGACTTCCTAGCCAAGTACATGCAGCAGATGCTGCAGGAGCTGCCCAGCTGCCCGTGCGTGTACCCGCCAGAGGCCGCGTCCAGCAACGAGGGCGTGCGGGAGGAGTACCGTGGCCGCAGCTTCCGATGGAGGGATGCCAGCAGCCAGCGCGAGCACCTGTACGTGTACTACCCCACGGCGCGCTTCTGCCTGCGCTCCCTGCTGTCTGCCGAGAGCGGCACCCTGGCGGCCCAGCACTGCTGCTACGACAAGGACGCCCGGCTGCTGACCCGCGGCAAGGGCGCCGGCTCGCCCGACCTCGTCAGCATGGACTTCTCCCGCGGGCTGCACTTCAAGGTGGACACGCTGCCCTGGATCCTGTGCAAGGGGGACTGGAGCCGCTACCACACCGTGCGGCCCCCCAACAATGGCCGGGCCTGTGCCGAAAACCCCTCGGAAGAGGAGTACCTGGAGCAGTTGCAGGAGGCCAAGGAGTACTga
- the ISM2 gene encoding isthmin-2 isoform X1: protein MPRVAGRAGLVLGVALLTALLAAGRALPLDKPRDPGPRPGSPERLAEVSASPREEEAPVPPGARPTEPAALTPGQTAAPGTLAGAPLLLGPQKLPGLANTSWSTPNPNSRVTVTVVEDPQAKVKMTLLAKPSQAPSQATPTSPPAKQISFWSNLEGEEEEWEEDYTDEYSEFDDMEANEEEYEKKLEPGFSGATGHRLSPKEETGNHGPAQTLSSPSLSSSSSSSSGITDISISDFPREGWQPQGLNATDMFNPDIDSCEKWLNCKNDFLAKYMQQMLQELPSCPCVYPPEAASSNEGVREEYRGRSFRWRDASSQREHLYVYYPTARFCLRSLLSAESGTLAAQHCCYDKDARLLTRGKGAGSPDLVSMDFSRGLHFKVDTLPWILCKGDWSRYHTVRPPNNGRACAENPSEEEYLEQLQEAKEY, encoded by the exons ATGCCTCGGGTCGCCGGCAGAGCGGGGCTGGTCCTCGGCGTGGCGCTGCTGACGGCGCTGCTGGCCGCGGGGCGAGCGCTCCCCCTGGACAAGCCGCGGGaccccggcccccggcccgggAGCCCCGAGAGGCTGGCCGAG GTCTCAGCCTCTCCCAGAGAAGAGGAGGCACCAGTGCCCCCCGGAGCCCGCCCCACCGAGCCAGCAGCCCTGACCCCGGGCCAGACCGCTGCTCCCGGGACCCTGGCGGGCGCCCCCCTGCTGCTGGGGCCGCAGAAGCTGCCGGGACTGGCCAACACCAGCTGGAGCACCCCAAACCCCAACAGCCGG GTGACCGTCACGGTGGTGGAGGACCCCCAGGCCAAGGTGAAGATGACTCTGTTGGCCAAGCCTAGCCAGGCCCCGTCCCAGGCCACTCCCACCTCGCCACCTGCCAAGCAGATCTCCTTTTGGAGCAACCTGGAGGGCGaggaggaggagtgggaggaggattATACTGACGAGTACAGTGAGTTTGATGACATGGAGGCCAACGAGGAGGAATACGAGAAGAAGCTGGAGCCTGGGTTCAGTGGGGCCACAGGCCACCGGCTGTCCCCCAAGGAGGAGACGGGCAACCACG GCCCTGCGCAAACATTGTCATCGCCGTcgttgtcatcatcatcatcatcatcatcag GAATCACGGACATCAGCATATCGGACTTCCCCAGAGAGGGGTGGCAACCTCAGGGCCTTAATGCTACAGATATGTTCAACCCAG ATATAGACAGCTGTGAGAAGTGGCTGAACTGCAAGAACGACTTCCTAGCCAAGTACATGCAGCAGATGCTGCAGGAGCTGCCCAGCTGCCCGTGCGTGTACCCGCCAGAGGCCGCGTCCAGCAACGAGGGCGTGCGGGAGGAGTACCGTGGCCGCAGCTTCCGATGGAGGGATGCCAGCAGCCAGCGCGAGCACCTGTACGTGTACTACCCCACGGCGCGCTTCTGCCTGCGCTCCCTGCTGTCTGCCGAGAGCGGCACCCTGGCGGCCCAGCACTGCTGCTACGACAAGGACGCCCGGCTGCTGACCCGCGGCAAGGGCGCCGGCTCGCCCGACCTCGTCAGCATGGACTTCTCCCGCGGGCTGCACTTCAAGGTGGACACGCTGCCCTGGATCCTGTGCAAGGGGGACTGGAGCCGCTACCACACCGTGCGGCCCCCCAACAATGGCCGGGCCTGTGCCGAAAACCCCTCGGAAGAGGAGTACCTGGAGCAGTTGCAGGAGGCCAAGGAGTACTga